A single window of Pseudomonas lijiangensis DNA harbors:
- the bamC gene encoding outer membrane protein assembly factor BamC: MKRLAGLSALALIISSTSGCGWLWGQDGYFRDRGSDYLEATQTAPMQVPADISNTKRLDPLLPIPRNVADSTVKGEYKVPRPLPLSVASESSDFSLQKSGDAHWVLAQRPPAEVWPVAHQYFEDNGFRIAEERPQTGEFSTTWQRLDELSASVAKRLTASGVSADSETRVRVRIEPGVQRNTSEVYVVSVERPAGSNADVGFPPRTTNIGLDAALTDDLLASMSRNAEKGGSVSLVAARDYDTPSRVALSEDGSGNPVLTVGADLDRAWSSVGRALDQGEWRVEDINRSLGLYYINLAEKANTPANEPGFFGRLFGSKSSKEEIEARAERYQVRLSKVGDSVQVTVEKNINTVAPADVARRVLSIIQDNLS, translated from the coding sequence ATGAAGCGACTGGCCGGACTTTCCGCACTAGCCTTGATTATCTCCAGCACCAGTGGTTGCGGTTGGCTGTGGGGGCAAGATGGTTACTTCCGCGATCGCGGCAGTGACTATCTGGAAGCAACCCAGACCGCACCGATGCAGGTGCCTGCCGACATCTCCAACACCAAGCGCCTGGATCCGCTGCTGCCGATCCCTCGCAACGTGGCTGACAGCACCGTGAAGGGCGAGTACAAGGTGCCTCGTCCGTTGCCTCTGTCGGTAGCCTCCGAGTCGAGCGATTTCAGCTTGCAGAAGAGCGGCGACGCCCACTGGGTTCTGGCTCAGCGTCCGCCTGCCGAAGTCTGGCCGGTGGCGCATCAGTATTTTGAAGACAACGGTTTCCGTATCGCTGAAGAGCGTCCACAGACCGGCGAATTCAGCACCACCTGGCAGCGTCTGGACGAGCTGTCCGCTTCGGTTGCCAAGCGCCTGACGGCCAGCGGCGTATCGGCCGATTCCGAAACCCGCGTGCGGGTTCGTATCGAACCGGGCGTGCAGCGCAACACCAGTGAAGTCTACGTGGTCAGCGTCGAGCGTCCGGCTGGCAGCAATGCCGACGTCGGCTTCCCGCCGCGCACGACCAACATCGGCCTTGATGCCGCACTGACCGACGACCTGCTGGCCAGCATGAGCCGTAACGCCGAGAAGGGTGGTTCCGTGTCTCTGGTGGCGGCGCGTGACTACGATACGCCGAGCCGTGTAGCGCTGAGCGAAGACGGCAGCGGCAACCCGGTTCTGACTGTCGGTGCCGATCTGGACCGTGCATGGTCGAGTGTCGGTCGTGCGCTGGATCAGGGCGAATGGCGCGTTGAGGACATCAACCGCAGCCTTGGCCTGTACTACATCAACCTGGCAGAGAAGGCCAATACGCCTGCGAACGAGCCTGGTTTCTTCGGTCGCCTGTTTGGCAGCAAGTCCAGCAAGGAAGAAATCGAAGCCCGTGCCGAGCGCTATCAGGTCCGCCTGAGCAAGGTGGGTGACAGCGTGCAGGTCACTGTCGAGAAAAACATCAACACCGTTGCGCCGGCCGACGTCGCTCGCAGGGTCTTGAGCATCATTCAAGACAACCTGAGTTAA
- a CDS encoding L-threonylcarbamoyladenylate synthase, translating into MSQFFQVHPENPQPRLIKQAAEIIKAGGLVVYPTDSSYALGCQIGDKSAIERIRRLRQLDDKHNFTLMCCDLSQLGLFAKVDTGAFRALKAHTPGPYTFILNATREVPRLILHPKRRTIGLRVPSHPIAQALLEQLGEPLMSVSLIMPGDSVPLSDPYEMRQILEHQVDLIIDGGMGGISASTVINLADGEPQIIRVGCGDPTPFGEEA; encoded by the coding sequence GTGAGTCAATTTTTCCAGGTCCACCCGGAGAACCCGCAACCGCGTCTGATCAAACAGGCCGCGGAAATCATCAAAGCCGGCGGGCTGGTGGTGTACCCGACCGATTCGTCCTATGCGCTGGGCTGCCAGATCGGCGACAAGAGCGCCATCGAGCGCATTCGTCGTCTGCGCCAGCTGGACGACAAGCACAACTTCACCCTGATGTGCTGCGACCTGTCGCAACTGGGGCTGTTCGCCAAGGTCGATACCGGCGCCTTCCGCGCGCTCAAGGCCCACACGCCGGGGCCTTACACCTTCATTCTGAATGCAACCCGTGAAGTGCCGCGCCTGATTCTGCACCCCAAGCGCCGCACCATCGGTCTGCGTGTGCCCAGTCATCCAATTGCCCAGGCTTTGCTGGAGCAACTGGGTGAGCCGCTGATGAGTGTCAGCCTGATCATGCCCGGCGACAGTGTGCCCCTGAGTGATCCTTATGAGATGCGCCAGATCCTGGAGCATCAAGTGGACCTGATCATCGATGGCGGCATGGGTGGCATTTCGGCTTCCACCGTCATCAACCTGGCTGATGGGGAACCGCAGATCATCCGTGTGGGTTGCGGTGATCCGACGCCGTTCGGTGAAGAAGCGTAA
- a CDS encoding segregation and condensation protein A: MEVFLEAFEGPLDLLLYLIRKQNIDILDIPVAEITRQYMGYVELMKTVRLELAAEYLVMAAMLAEIKSRMLLPRSAEVEEDEEDPRAELIRRLQEYERFKAAAEGIDGLLRVGRDVIVPKLDAPEARARKLLPDVSLEEVLMSMAEVLHRGDMFESHQVSREALSTRERMSDVLERLKGGGFVPFAELFTAEEGRLGVVVTFMAVLELVKESLVELVQNEPFAAIHVRARAE; this comes from the coding sequence CTGGAAGTCTTTCTCGAAGCCTTCGAGGGGCCGCTTGACCTGCTGCTGTACCTGATCCGCAAACAGAACATCGATATCCTCGACATCCCGGTGGCGGAAATCACCCGCCAGTACATGGGTTACGTCGAGTTGATGAAAACCGTGCGGCTCGAACTGGCCGCCGAGTATCTGGTGATGGCCGCGATGCTGGCCGAGATCAAGTCGCGCATGCTGCTGCCGCGTTCGGCAGAAGTGGAAGAGGATGAAGAAGATCCCCGTGCCGAACTGATCCGCCGCCTCCAGGAGTACGAACGTTTCAAGGCTGCTGCCGAAGGGATCGATGGCTTGCTGAGGGTCGGGCGCGATGTGATCGTGCCCAAACTCGATGCCCCCGAAGCGAGGGCGCGCAAGCTGTTGCCGGACGTCAGTCTGGAAGAAGTGCTGATGTCCATGGCCGAGGTGCTGCACCGGGGAGACATGTTCGAAAGCCATCAGGTCAGCCGTGAGGCATTGTCGACCCGCGAGCGCATGAGCGATGTGCTGGAGCGGCTCAAGGGCGGCGGTTTTGTGCCTTTTGCCGAATTGTTCACCGCTGAAGAAGGGCGGCTTGGTGTTGTAGTGACGTTCATGGCCGTGCTTGAGCTGGTCAAGGAGTCTCTGGTCGAGCTGGTCCAAAACGAGCCCTTTGCGGCGATCCATGTCCGGGCGCGAGCCGAGTAG
- a CDS encoding peroxiredoxin yields MAVAVDQPVPDFQAPATSGQAVSLAGLKGQQVVIYFYPKDNTPGCTTQGQNFRDSIAQFQAANTVVFGVSRDSLKAHENFKAKQEFPFELISDKDEALCQLFDVIKLKKLYGKEYLGVDRSTFLIDKAGVLRKEWRGVKVPGHVDEVLAEAQALNKA; encoded by the coding sequence ATGGCAGTAGCAGTAGATCAACCCGTTCCCGATTTCCAGGCCCCCGCCACCAGCGGGCAGGCTGTCAGCCTTGCCGGGCTCAAGGGCCAGCAGGTCGTCATTTATTTCTACCCCAAGGACAATACGCCGGGCTGCACCACCCAGGGCCAGAACTTCCGCGACAGCATCGCGCAGTTCCAGGCGGCCAATACCGTGGTTTTCGGCGTATCGCGCGACAGCCTCAAGGCCCACGAGAACTTCAAGGCCAAGCAGGAGTTTCCCTTCGAGCTGATTTCAGACAAGGACGAAGCCCTGTGCCAGCTGTTCGATGTCATCAAGCTCAAGAAGCTGTATGGCAAGGAATATCTGGGCGTTGATCGCAGCACCTTCCTGATCGACAAGGCGGGTGTACTGCGCAAGGAATGGCGTGGGGTGAAAGTCCCGGGTCATGTGGACGAAGTACTGGCAGAAGCTCAGGCCCTGAACAAGGCCTGA
- the rluB gene encoding 23S rRNA pseudouridine(2605) synthase RluB — protein sequence MSEKDTQDSQEIGPAGEKLQKVLARIGVGSRRDVEAWISQGRIKVNGRDATLGQRVDMHDAITVDGRVIKREEAAETVRRVIMYNKPDGEICTRDDPEGRPTVFDRLPRPKEGRWINIGRLDINTTGLLMFTTDGELANRLMHPSFEMDREYAVRVRGEVDDDMLLRLKNGVILEDGPARFTDIQQAPGGEGFNHWYHCVVMEGRNREVRRLWESQGLVVSRLKRVRYGPVFLNSDLPMGRWREMSQYEVDILAAEVGLTPVAQPQMNAKTKDKLERLQRQSSRPLGKGERVRTLRPANGAPATGERAPRQPQVTGSDRDRPRGDSTQRPPRKDSGKPGSRSPRPAENGRGTPVAERPSDVSKRPAKPSPKRAGIKLVDDDAPSGKRRGPPAGSGQRPGFGRRKPQ from the coding sequence ATGAGTGAAAAAGACACGCAGGACAGCCAGGAAATCGGACCCGCAGGTGAAAAACTGCAGAAGGTTCTGGCACGTATTGGCGTCGGTTCGCGCCGTGACGTCGAGGCCTGGATTAGCCAAGGCCGTATCAAGGTCAATGGCCGCGATGCCACCCTTGGTCAGCGCGTCGACATGCATGACGCCATTACCGTTGACGGCCGCGTCATCAAGCGCGAAGAGGCTGCCGAAACGGTACGCCGCGTCATCATGTACAACAAGCCGGATGGCGAGATCTGTACCCGTGACGACCCTGAAGGCCGTCCAACGGTGTTCGACCGTCTGCCGCGTCCCAAAGAGGGTCGCTGGATCAATATCGGTCGCCTGGACATCAACACCACGGGTCTGCTGATGTTCACCACCGACGGTGAGCTGGCCAACCGTCTGATGCACCCGTCCTTCGAGATGGACCGCGAATATGCGGTACGTGTGCGTGGCGAAGTCGATGACGACATGCTGCTGCGTCTCAAGAACGGCGTGATCCTCGAAGACGGTCCTGCACGTTTCACCGATATTCAACAGGCGCCGGGTGGTGAAGGTTTCAACCACTGGTATCACTGCGTGGTGATGGAAGGTCGTAACCGTGAAGTGCGTCGTCTCTGGGAATCCCAGGGCCTGGTGGTCAGCCGCCTCAAGCGCGTTCGTTACGGGCCGGTATTCCTCAACTCGGACCTGCCGATGGGCCGCTGGCGCGAAATGAGCCAGTACGAAGTCGACATCCTGGCAGCCGAAGTCGGCCTTACACCTGTGGCCCAGCCGCAGATGAACGCCAAGACCAAGGACAAGCTGGAGCGTTTGCAGCGTCAGTCGTCCCGCCCATTGGGCAAAGGCGAGCGCGTACGGACCTTGCGTCCTGCCAATGGCGCACCGGCTACCGGCGAGCGCGCACCGCGTCAGCCGCAGGTCACCGGCAGCGATCGTGATCGTCCACGTGGCGATTCCACGCAGCGTCCACCCCGCAAGGATTCGGGCAAGCCAGGTTCGCGTTCGCCGCGTCCTGCCGAGAACGGCCGTGGTACGCCGGTTGCCGAGCGTCCAAGCGATGTGAGCAAGCGTCCAGCCAAGCCTTCGCCAAAGCGCGCAGGCATCAAGCTGGTCGATGACGATGCTCCATCGGGCAAGCGTCGCGGTCCACCGGCCGGTTCCGGTCAGCGTCCTGGCTTTGGCCGTCGCAAGCCGCAGTAA
- the nadA gene encoding quinolinate synthase NadA, with amino-acid sequence MTQISERFLVQAHLDAKQPKALSIEEQARYRAEIAAELKARDAVLVAHYYCDPVIQALAEETGGCVADSLEMARFSNNHSASTVLVAGVRFMGETAKILNPEKRVFMPTLEATCSLDVGCPVDEFSAFCDQHPDRTVVVYANTSAAVKARADWVVTSGCALEIVESLMDNGEKIIWAPDKHLGRYIQRETGADMLLWDGACIVHEEFKSKQLQDMKALYPEAAVLVHPESPEEVIALADAVGSTSQMIAAAQRMPNKMFIVATDRGIFYKMQQLCPDKIFIEAPTAGNGAACRSCAHCPWMAMNTLERTLQCLREGSNEIFVEPAVIPHAVRPLQRMLDFTQAARLKQAGNA; translated from the coding sequence ATGACGCAGATTTCCGAACGCTTTCTGGTGCAGGCTCACCTCGATGCCAAGCAGCCCAAAGCGTTGAGTATTGAAGAACAGGCCCGTTACCGCGCCGAAATCGCCGCCGAACTCAAGGCGCGGGATGCGGTGCTCGTCGCCCACTATTACTGTGACCCGGTCATCCAGGCCCTGGCCGAAGAAACCGGCGGTTGTGTGGCTGACTCTCTGGAAATGGCACGCTTCAGCAATAACCATTCGGCCAGTACCGTGCTGGTGGCTGGCGTGCGTTTCATGGGCGAAACCGCCAAGATCCTCAATCCGGAAAAACGGGTATTCATGCCGACGCTTGAAGCCACCTGTTCCCTGGATGTCGGCTGTCCTGTCGACGAGTTCTCTGCCTTCTGTGATCAGCACCCTGACCGTACCGTGGTGGTTTACGCCAACACATCGGCCGCAGTCAAAGCCCGCGCCGACTGGGTTGTAACGTCAGGCTGTGCCCTGGAGATCGTCGAAAGCCTGATGGATAACGGCGAGAAAATCATCTGGGCACCGGACAAGCACCTGGGACGCTATATCCAGCGTGAAACCGGTGCCGACATGCTGCTCTGGGACGGTGCCTGTATCGTTCACGAAGAGTTCAAGTCCAAGCAGTTGCAAGACATGAAGGCGCTGTATCCGGAAGCTGCCGTGCTGGTCCATCCCGAGTCGCCTGAGGAGGTCATTGCCCTGGCCGATGCGGTGGGCTCCACCAGCCAGATGATCGCCGCCGCCCAGCGCATGCCCAACAAGATGTTTATCGTGGCCACTGACCGCGGCATTTTCTACAAGATGCAGCAGCTGTGCCCGGACAAGATCTTCATCGAGGCGCCAACGGCCGGTAATGGCGCGGCGTGCCGCAGTTGCGCTCATTGCCCCTGGATGGCGATGAACACCCTTGAGCGTACCTTGCAGTGCCTGCGTGAGGGCAGCAACGAGATATTCGTCGAGCCTGCGGTGATCCCTCATGCCGTGCGTCCTCTGCAGCGGATGCTGGATTTCACTCAGGCAGCTCGCCTGAAACAGGCAGGCAATGCCTGA
- a CDS encoding glycine cleavage system protein R — MSSTPTVREQFLVISALGANPMELTNVLCRASHENRCSVVSSRLTRHGECSALILQVSGSWDALARLETGLPGLSKKHAFTISVVRSATLESRPEALPYVAYVSSAYRPDIINELCQFFIDHNVELENLICDTYLAPQTGGTMLNATFTVTLPAGTQISWLRDQFLDFADALNLDALIEPWRPQAPM; from the coding sequence ATGTCGTCCACCCCCACAGTTCGCGAACAATTCCTTGTTATCAGTGCCCTTGGCGCAAACCCTATGGAGCTGACCAACGTCCTGTGCCGCGCCAGCCATGAAAACCGCTGCTCGGTCGTCAGCTCCCGCCTGACCCGTCATGGTGAATGCAGCGCGCTGATCCTCCAGGTCTCTGGTAGCTGGGATGCCCTGGCCCGTCTCGAGACAGGCCTGCCGGGGCTGTCGAAAAAGCACGCCTTCACCATCAGTGTCGTGCGCAGCGCCACGCTCGAAAGCCGTCCTGAAGCCTTGCCGTACGTGGCTTACGTCAGCTCGGCCTATCGTCCGGACATCATCAACGAACTGTGCCAGTTCTTCATCGACCATAACGTCGAGCTGGAAAACCTGATCTGCGATACCTACCTGGCTCCGCAGACCGGTGGCACCATGCTCAACGCGACGTTCACGGTCACGCTGCCGGCAGGCACCCAGATCAGCTGGTTACGCGACCAGTTCCTGGACTTCGCCGACGCACTGAACCTCGATGCGCTGATCGAACCATGGCGCCCTCAAGCCCCGATGTAA
- a CDS encoding sulfurtransferase TusA family protein, which translates to MSDAVTRPEVCDAELDACGLNCPLPLLKAKMELNRLPSGAVLKVMATDAGSQRDFRTFARLAGHVLLHEEANEGIYSYWLRKA; encoded by the coding sequence ATGTCTGACGCTGTAACGCGCCCCGAGGTCTGTGATGCCGAACTCGATGCCTGTGGCCTCAATTGCCCGTTGCCGTTGCTCAAGGCCAAGATGGAACTCAATCGCCTGCCCAGTGGTGCAGTCCTGAAAGTCATGGCGACTGACGCGGGGTCGCAGCGTGATTTCAGAACCTTTGCCAGACTGGCAGGCCATGTATTGCTGCATGAAGAGGCCAATGAAGGCATCTACAGCTACTGGTTGCGCAAGGCGTAA
- a CDS encoding DUF1289 domain-containing protein → MSSTKNPCISLCKFDDDICLGCGRSKREIKAWKKLDKDDKRLVLAESAMRLAKLKTTGRKKKK, encoded by the coding sequence ATGAGCAGCACCAAGAACCCATGCATCAGCCTCTGCAAGTTTGACGATGACATCTGCCTGGGCTGCGGTCGCAGCAAGCGGGAGATCAAGGCCTGGAAGAAACTCGACAAGGACGACAAGCGGCTCGTTCTGGCCGAGTCGGCCATGCGTCTGGCGAAGCTGAAGACCACCGGTCGCAAAAAGAAGAAGTGA
- a CDS encoding M48 family metalloprotease — translation MNFLRPTLLTLACLLATPSMADDLPSLGDASSSIVSPEQEHQLGRAWLGMLRAQVGQLSDPQLKDFVETSVYRLAETSQVQDRRLEFILINSPQLNAFAAPGGIIGVNGGLFLNAQTEGEYASVMAHELAHLSQRHFARGVEAQQRMQVPVMAAMLAGIVMAAAGAGDAGIAAIAGSQAAAIQEQRRFSRQNEQEADRIGIMNLEKAGYDPRNMPTMFERLMRQYRFDARPPEFLLTHPVSESRIADTRNRAEQAKPGGKEDSLLYQLMRARVALIYEETPGISAKRFRAQLVENPNSDSARYGLAIAQIKAGQLNEAREELKPLLAKAPNDITYNLTQIDLDITNNRLADAQQRVDRMLTLYPNNYPLNDVRIDVLLKQNRTAEAEKALEALLKTRSDDPDIWYVVAETRGLNGNTIGLHQARAEYFALVGDFRQAIQQLDFAKRRASNNFQLASRIDARQKDLIEQERMVKDMMN, via the coding sequence ATGAATTTCCTGCGTCCTACACTGCTCACGCTCGCCTGCCTGCTCGCCACGCCGAGCATGGCTGATGATTTACCATCTCTTGGCGACGCCAGCTCTTCCATCGTTTCGCCCGAACAGGAGCACCAGCTGGGCCGTGCCTGGCTGGGCATGCTGCGCGCCCAGGTGGGTCAACTGTCCGACCCGCAGCTCAAGGACTTCGTCGAAACGTCGGTCTATCGCCTCGCCGAAACCAGTCAGGTCCAGGACCGGCGCCTTGAGTTCATCCTCATCAACAGCCCACAGCTGAACGCCTTTGCGGCGCCCGGCGGAATCATCGGGGTCAACGGCGGACTGTTTCTCAACGCCCAGACCGAAGGCGAATACGCCTCGGTCATGGCCCACGAACTGGCTCACCTGTCACAGCGCCACTTCGCCCGTGGTGTCGAAGCCCAGCAGCGCATGCAGGTTCCTGTAATGGCCGCCATGCTGGCCGGTATCGTAATGGCCGCAGCAGGTGCGGGTGATGCCGGCATCGCAGCCATTGCCGGCTCACAGGCTGCGGCCATCCAGGAACAACGCCGCTTTTCGCGCCAGAACGAACAGGAAGCGGATCGCATCGGCATCATGAATCTGGAAAAGGCCGGGTATGACCCTCGCAACATGCCGACCATGTTCGAACGCCTCATGCGCCAGTATCGATTCGATGCCAGACCACCGGAATTCCTGCTGACTCACCCGGTCAGCGAATCGCGTATCGCCGACACCCGCAACCGCGCCGAGCAGGCCAAACCGGGCGGCAAGGAAGACAGCCTTCTCTATCAACTGATGCGAGCCAGGGTCGCGCTGATCTATGAGGAAACCCCGGGGATCTCCGCCAAACGCTTCCGCGCCCAACTGGTTGAAAACCCCAACTCCGATTCGGCACGCTACGGGCTGGCCATCGCGCAGATCAAGGCCGGGCAGCTCAATGAAGCCCGTGAAGAGCTCAAGCCGCTGCTGGCCAAGGCGCCCAACGACATCACCTACAACCTGACGCAGATCGATCTGGACATCACCAACAACCGTCTGGCTGATGCACAGCAGCGGGTTGACCGGATGCTCACGTTGTATCCCAACAACTATCCCCTGAACGATGTGCGGATCGACGTGCTGCTCAAGCAGAACCGCACCGCAGAAGCCGAAAAGGCACTGGAAGCGCTGCTCAAGACCCGCTCGGACGATCCGGACATCTGGTACGTGGTTGCCGAAACAAGGGGCCTGAATGGCAACACCATCGGTCTGCATCAGGCCCGCGCCGAATACTTCGCCCTGGTCGGCGACTTCCGGCAGGCCATTCAGCAACTGGATTTCGCCAAGCGTCGTGCCAGTAACAACTTCCAGCTGGCTTCCAGGATCGATGCCCGGCAGAAAGACCTGATCGAACAGGAGCGAATGGTCAAGGACATGATGAACTGA
- the scpB gene encoding SMC-Scp complex subunit ScpB: protein MNLNEPRELAPLLEAFLLASGKPQTLERLYELFEEGERPEPSVFKKALQVLGKSCEGRAFELKEVASGYRLQIRERFSPWVGRLWEERPQRYSRAMLETLALIAYRQPITRGEIEDVRGVAVNSHIVKTLLEREWIRVVGYRDVPGKPAMFATTKGFLDHFNLKSLEELPPLADLREMEAEPVLEFDDAPVPAHLQALADASLEVDDEQEPEAPRDETSFRSLLLELDSMEQGLKTDFDDLLVDQPDKEPEDDV, encoded by the coding sequence ATGAACCTCAATGAACCTCGCGAACTGGCACCCTTGCTTGAAGCATTTCTGCTGGCTTCCGGAAAGCCACAGACGCTGGAGCGCTTGTACGAGCTGTTCGAGGAAGGCGAGCGCCCGGAGCCGTCGGTCTTCAAGAAGGCTCTGCAAGTGCTGGGCAAGTCCTGCGAAGGCCGTGCTTTCGAGCTCAAGGAAGTGGCTTCCGGCTATCGCCTGCAGATTCGCGAGCGCTTTTCGCCCTGGGTCGGGCGTTTGTGGGAAGAGCGTCCGCAGCGTTATTCCCGGGCCATGCTGGAAACCCTGGCACTGATTGCCTATCGCCAGCCCATTACCCGTGGCGAGATCGAGGATGTACGGGGTGTGGCGGTCAACAGCCATATCGTCAAGACGCTGCTGGAGCGCGAATGGATCAGGGTCGTGGGCTATCGCGATGTGCCCGGCAAGCCGGCGATGTTTGCGACTACCAAGGGCTTTCTCGATCACTTCAACCTCAAGAGCCTCGAAGAACTGCCGCCACTGGCTGACCTGCGCGAAATGGAGGCGGAGCCGGTGCTCGAATTCGACGATGCCCCGGTCCCGGCGCACTTGCAGGCCCTGGCCGATGCCAGTCTTGAGGTTGACGATGAGCAAGAGCCTGAGGCGCCACGGGATGAAACCAGCTTCCGCAGCCTGTTACTTGAACTCGACTCCATGGAGCAGGGTCTGAAGACCGACTTCGATGATCTGTTGGTGGATCAGCCTGATAAAGAGCCTGAAGACGATGTTTGA
- a CDS encoding AI-2E family transporter encodes MFKVLRNWVQLYFSDEEAVVLAVLLFLAFTLVLTLGGMLAPVLAGLVLAFLMQGVVNFLERLRMPEVGAVGLVFALFIGVLLVFLLVLVPLLWHQLITLFNELPGMLAKWQSLLLLLPERYPHLVSDVQVLQAIEAARGEIGKIGQLALTFSLSSLPLLVNLMIYLVLVPILVFFFLKDRQMIGRWVRGYLPRERALLTRVAEEMNRQIANYIRGKVIEIFICGGVTYVAFVALGLNYAALLAMLVGVSVVVPYVGAVVVTVPVALIGLFQWGWGDQFIYLMVVHGIIQALDGNVLVPLLFSEAVNLHPVAIICAVLLFGGLWGFWGIFFAIPLATLFKAVLDAWPRHGPSVAPML; translated from the coding sequence ATGTTCAAGGTGCTTCGCAATTGGGTACAGCTGTATTTCTCCGATGAGGAAGCGGTTGTACTGGCAGTCCTGCTGTTTCTGGCATTTACCCTGGTTCTGACACTGGGAGGCATGCTGGCTCCTGTTCTGGCCGGGCTGGTGCTGGCGTTTCTGATGCAGGGCGTTGTCAACTTTCTGGAGCGCCTGCGCATGCCGGAAGTGGGGGCGGTCGGTCTGGTATTCGCCCTGTTCATCGGCGTGTTGCTGGTCTTCTTGCTGGTGCTGGTCCCGCTGCTCTGGCATCAGTTGATCACGCTGTTCAACGAGTTGCCGGGCATGCTCGCCAAATGGCAGTCGCTCCTGTTGCTGCTGCCGGAGCGTTACCCGCATCTGGTGTCGGATGTGCAGGTGCTGCAGGCCATCGAGGCGGCGCGTGGGGAAATCGGCAAGATCGGCCAACTGGCGCTGACGTTTTCCCTGTCCAGCCTGCCATTGCTGGTCAATCTCATGATCTATCTGGTTCTGGTGCCCATCCTGGTGTTCTTTTTCCTCAAGGACCGCCAGATGATCGGCCGCTGGGTACGTGGCTATCTGCCTCGTGAGCGTGCCTTGCTGACCCGGGTCGCTGAGGAAATGAATCGCCAGATCGCCAACTACATTCGTGGCAAGGTCATCGAGATATTCATCTGTGGCGGCGTGACCTACGTGGCATTCGTGGCGCTTGGCCTCAACTATGCCGCGCTGCTGGCGATGCTGGTGGGTGTGTCGGTGGTCGTGCCTTATGTGGGCGCGGTGGTGGTCACGGTGCCGGTGGCGCTGATCGGTCTGTTTCAATGGGGCTGGGGTGATCAGTTCATCTATCTGATGGTGGTGCACGGCATCATTCAGGCGCTGGACGGTAACGTGCTGGTGCCGCTGCTGTTCTCTGAGGCCGTCAATCTGCATCCGGTGGCGATCATCTGCGCCGTGCTGCTGTTTGGCGGGTTGTGGGGCTTCTGGGGGATATTCTTCGCGATTCCGCTGGCGACCCTGTTCAAGGCCGTTCTCGACGCCTGGCCGCGTCATGGGCCGAGCGTGGCGCCGATGTTGTAG
- the dapA gene encoding 4-hydroxy-tetrahydrodipicolinate synthase, with protein MIAGSMVALVTPMDAQGRLDWDSLSKLVDFHLQEGTNAIVAVGTTGESATLDVNEHIEVIRRVVTQVAGRIPVIAGTGANSTREAVELTTNAKTAGADACLLVTPYYNKPTQEGLFQHFSHIAKAVDIPQILYNVPGRTACDMLPETVVRLSKVHNIIGIKEATGNLQRAKDILAGVSSDFLLYSGDDATAVELMLLGGKGNISVTANIAPRAMSELCAAAMRGDAETARAIHEKLMPVNNTLFIESNPIPVKWALHEMGLMPDGIRLPLTWLSEACHEPLRQAMRQSGVLV; from the coding sequence ATGATTGCGGGCAGTATGGTGGCACTGGTCACACCCATGGATGCACAAGGTCGTCTGGACTGGGACAGCCTGAGCAAACTGGTGGACTTCCACTTGCAAGAGGGCACCAACGCCATTGTTGCCGTCGGCACTACAGGTGAGTCGGCGACACTCGATGTGAACGAACACATCGAAGTCATTCGTCGTGTGGTTACCCAGGTTGCAGGGCGTATCCCTGTCATTGCAGGTACCGGCGCCAACTCCACGCGCGAAGCCGTCGAACTGACGACCAACGCCAAGACCGCAGGCGCCGATGCATGCCTGCTGGTGACGCCTTACTACAACAAGCCGACGCAGGAAGGGCTGTTCCAGCATTTCAGCCACATCGCCAAGGCTGTCGACATCCCGCAGATCCTCTACAACGTGCCAGGTCGTACTGCTTGCGACATGCTGCCCGAGACGGTCGTTCGCCTGTCAAAGGTGCACAACATCATCGGTATCAAGGAAGCCACGGGTAACCTGCAGCGCGCCAAGGACATCCTGGCAGGCGTAAGCAGCGATTTCCTGCTCTATTCCGGCGATGACGCCACGGCCGTCGAACTCATGCTGCTGGGCGGCAAGGGCAACATTTCCGTGACCGCCAACATCGCGCCGCGTGCCATGAGCGAGCTGTGCGCTGCTGCCATGCGTGGCGATGCCGAAACGGCACGTGCCATCCATGAAAAGCTGATGCCGGTCAATAACACCCTGTTTATCGAATCCAACCCCATTCCTGTGAAATGGGCTCTGCATGAAATGGGCCTGATGCCAGACGGTATCCGTCTGCCGCTCACCTGGCTCAGCGAAGCCTGTCACGAACCGCTGCGTCAGGCCATGCGCCAGTCCGGCGTATTGGTTTAA